A region from the Leptospira venezuelensis genome encodes:
- a CDS encoding MarR family winged helix-turn-helix transcriptional regulator, with product MSKKSQNTIARKSEKFPSKADMLSAGLSCVNFNLRRASRAVTQFYDRELEKAGLTSQRFSLLHTLGATDGLGLAELADLLVLDRTTLIRNLTPLEELGYVADVPSENKRARKVVLTQRGLEALRIAYPIWEEAQAAVTEAMGEDDLKRLLKRLNSIVRKRNFKEYSKSES from the coding sequence ATGTCTAAGAAGTCTCAAAACACTATAGCTCGGAAGTCCGAAAAATTTCCGAGCAAAGCGGATATGCTTAGCGCTGGTTTAAGTTGTGTGAACTTTAATCTACGCAGGGCTTCCCGGGCAGTTACTCAATTTTATGATAGGGAATTGGAGAAGGCTGGTCTTACATCCCAAAGATTCAGTTTATTGCATACTCTTGGTGCGACGGACGGCCTTGGTCTTGCTGAATTAGCAGACCTTCTCGTCTTAGATAGAACTACTTTAATTCGCAACTTGACCCCCTTGGAAGAATTAGGCTATGTTGCTGATGTTCCTTCTGAAAATAAAAGGGCTCGAAAAGTTGTTTTAACTCAAAGAGGTTTGGAGGCTTTGAGGATCGCTTATCCTATTTGGGAAGAAGCCCAGGCTGCAGTGACAGAGGCGATGGGAGAAGACGATCTGAAAAGATTACTGAAAAGATTGAATTCGATCGTTCGTAAAAGAAATTTTAAAGAATATTCCAAATCCGAATCTTGA
- a CDS encoding acyl-CoA thioesterase, with protein sequence MELTIDKPVLSPHSFARIRFQDCDPFGHLNNARYMDYFLEARSEQLRETANFDFYDYGSSSGKSWVVSKVETQYLEPVKQNDVVKIVTRLIKLTPATIHNEYLLLDKEGSRLKAVLRAQFSFIDLQKGRPVRHDQEMMSFLGSFVFSEPGLDDGSFEDRVKQLRKQVSEGKYSQD encoded by the coding sequence ATGGAATTGACGATTGATAAACCGGTGCTTTCCCCTCATAGTTTTGCAAGGATACGTTTCCAGGATTGTGATCCTTTCGGGCATTTGAACAATGCTAGATATATGGATTATTTTTTGGAGGCTCGTTCTGAGCAGTTGAGGGAAACTGCTAATTTTGATTTTTATGATTATGGTTCGAGTTCTGGTAAATCTTGGGTCGTGAGTAAGGTGGAGACTCAGTATCTGGAACCGGTCAAACAGAATGATGTAGTGAAAATCGTGACTCGTTTGATTAAGCTGACTCCGGCGACAATCCATAATGAATACTTACTTTTAGATAAGGAAGGATCTCGTTTGAAGGCCGTTTTGAGGGCTCAGTTTTCCTTTATCGATCTTCAAAAGGGACGTCCTGTTCGTCATGACCAAGAGATGATGTCCTTTTTAGGAAGTTTCGTGTTCAGTGAGCCAGGTCTTGATGATGGCTCATTCGAAGACCGGGTAAAACAGTTGCGAAAACAAGTATCGGAGGGAAAATATTCCCAAGACTGA
- a CDS encoding FecR domain-containing protein, with amino-acid sequence MASQNFPFSISRSKLFQFFAILLISVSLIGLLAEPKKGVHEDVFEYKVKKNDTLSKIAKEFLQDPRNWKELLKYNEIPNPSLIREGTTLFIPGFLRKDTISATGEIIKPNAGPVAVADFQRGQVQFSRDFTPTGLPASWTKLSKDQLLNMDDWVQTGQGSSSKIIFTKNGTVVELREKTLTKIVKTTPESISEYKLNKDGGILELKSGYLEAKVPPKKPGDDTRKFTVITPTAVVGVRGTELYVNAPDPENTTVGCYKGELEVSAEGKTVAVPAGFGTTVVKGQAPSKPEKLPEKVELE; translated from the coding sequence ATGGCTTCTCAGAATTTCCCTTTTTCGATCTCCCGATCTAAACTGTTTCAATTTTTTGCAATCCTACTCATTTCAGTTTCTTTAATAGGTCTTCTTGCTGAACCTAAAAAAGGAGTACATGAAGACGTTTTCGAATACAAGGTTAAGAAGAACGATACCTTATCTAAGATCGCAAAAGAATTCTTACAAGACCCAAGAAACTGGAAAGAATTATTAAAATATAATGAAATTCCAAACCCTTCTTTGATTCGCGAAGGCACTACTCTTTTCATTCCCGGCTTTTTAAGAAAGGATACTATCTCTGCAACAGGAGAAATCATAAAACCGAACGCTGGTCCTGTAGCAGTTGCTGACTTCCAGAGAGGACAGGTTCAATTTTCGAGAGATTTTACTCCAACCGGACTTCCTGCAAGTTGGACCAAACTGTCCAAAGACCAATTATTGAATATGGATGATTGGGTCCAAACAGGGCAAGGATCTTCTTCAAAAATTATATTCACCAAAAACGGAACGGTAGTAGAGTTAAGAGAGAAAACCTTAACTAAGATCGTAAAAACAACTCCTGAATCTATATCAGAATATAAACTGAATAAAGACGGAGGAATTCTAGAACTTAAGTCCGGATATCTAGAAGCCAAAGTGCCTCCTAAAAAACCGGGAGATGATACTCGTAAGTTTACAGTAATAACTCCTACCGCAGTAGTGGGAGTAAGAGGAACCGAATTATACGTAAATGCTCCTGATCCTGAAAACACTACAGTGGGATGCTATAAAGGGGAATTAGAAGTTTCTGCAGAAGGAAAAACAGTGGCGGTCCCTGCAGGATTTGGAACTACTGTGGTAAAAGGGCAAGCTCCTTCTAAGCCGGAAAAACTTCCCGAAAAGGTTGAGTTAGAGTGA
- the ompL47 gene encoding multi-beta-barrel domain surface protein OmpL47, producing MNRNPLWGLLASTLVSSAIFAQTSPSTTTAPKSTTPKTETSKPSGTERESSSGEKPDLYINSQSSFEFNSKDEGSTVDYIEYKIGSGDYTKYVSSITLVREGLTKITYRAVDKAGNKEPEKHFNVLVDNTPPSTKITPNAALVVHENTNYATKALTYSITAQDNLAGVQDIKISINGSESKVYDGRPIQLEKAGVNTIKFSATDKSGNTSTDSVLAVTVDQEKPLVELFGSALVTVKDKIFVKSGNAFTIKASDTLSGIKQIFYKLDSGEWKSYADPVSVEAQGNHTIEAKSVDSVGNESEVKRITFIVDTTPPETKIQKVDNKPSAPAPAAKPASSAATPSTEN from the coding sequence ATGAATCGCAATCCCTTATGGGGCCTTCTAGCAAGTACGCTAGTCTCCAGCGCTATTTTCGCTCAAACTTCGCCGAGTACGACAACTGCTCCGAAATCTACCACACCTAAGACAGAAACTAGTAAGCCGTCCGGAACAGAAAGAGAATCGTCTTCCGGAGAAAAACCTGATTTATACATCAACTCTCAATCATCTTTCGAATTTAACTCTAAGGATGAAGGCTCCACTGTAGATTATATTGAATACAAGATCGGATCTGGAGATTATACTAAATATGTTTCTTCTATCACATTGGTTAGAGAAGGTCTGACTAAGATTACTTACAGAGCGGTGGATAAAGCGGGAAATAAAGAACCAGAAAAACATTTTAACGTTCTTGTGGATAATACACCTCCTTCTACCAAAATTACTCCAAATGCAGCACTTGTAGTTCACGAAAATACAAACTATGCAACTAAAGCTTTAACTTATTCTATTACTGCTCAAGATAATTTGGCCGGAGTTCAAGATATCAAGATTTCTATCAATGGTTCTGAATCTAAAGTGTACGATGGCAGGCCGATACAGTTAGAAAAAGCTGGAGTAAATACTATTAAGTTTTCTGCAACTGATAAGTCTGGAAATACTTCAACCGATTCGGTTTTGGCAGTAACTGTGGATCAAGAGAAGCCGTTGGTTGAACTTTTTGGTTCAGCACTTGTGACCGTAAAAGATAAAATTTTTGTAAAAAGTGGAAATGCATTCACTATTAAGGCCTCCGATACATTATCCGGAATTAAACAGATATTTTACAAATTAGATTCAGGCGAATGGAAATCCTATGCTGATCCTGTTTCTGTAGAAGCGCAAGGGAATCACACGATTGAGGCTAAATCGGTGGACTCAGTAGGTAACGAAAGTGAAGTGAAGCGGATCACTTTTATCGTAGATACCACTCCGCCTGAAACTAAGATCCAAAAAGTGGATAATAAACCAAGCGCTCCTGCTCCGGCGGCTAAACCTGCAAGTTCGGCTGCTACACCAAGCACAGAAAATTAG
- a CDS encoding Acg family FMN-binding oxidoreductase: MVSISRKTFLKYSISFGVFLSTSQVLQYCKSSSKERYDYERKNPFDPEFLSESVSPILKAIRIGITAPNPHNVQPWKFKIINDLSAYLYVDEKRLLKDTDPTFRQIHIGQGTFLENLSLGTQVLGYSAEVSLFPDGKYTIADIGKKPIAKIVLNKQDDLIKNPLSEFISERVTRRSVYEGEDLTQEDFEKIHRDSAVLYSELKFVEKVGSENLRKQLVAAMQMETDTYNTYEESRIWFRYNDEEIGKFKDGLSLRANGISGLKYYFARNFFLKHGAESWHSSENKKAGMDMFASMVESSKGFIFLKTDHNNVIDWVQSGRDYLRLHLAATKNGFSLHPMSQILQEYPEMDLIRSEFESSLKPGEKIQMLVRLGRSDYHYYSPRRDPKEFVL; this comes from the coding sequence ATGGTTTCCATTAGTCGAAAAACATTTTTAAAATACAGTATTAGTTTCGGTGTCTTTCTTTCAACTTCTCAAGTTTTGCAATATTGTAAGAGTTCTTCGAAGGAAAGATATGATTATGAAAGAAAGAATCCATTCGATCCTGAATTTCTTTCCGAAAGTGTTTCTCCGATTTTAAAGGCGATTCGTATTGGGATTACCGCTCCCAATCCTCATAATGTTCAACCCTGGAAATTCAAAATTATAAATGATCTTTCTGCATATTTGTATGTAGATGAGAAACGTTTATTAAAAGATACAGATCCGACCTTTCGGCAAATTCATATCGGCCAAGGCACTTTTCTGGAAAACTTAAGTTTAGGTACTCAGGTTCTTGGATATTCTGCAGAAGTTTCTCTTTTTCCAGACGGAAAATATACGATCGCAGACATAGGCAAGAAACCGATCGCTAAAATCGTTTTGAACAAACAGGATGATCTGATCAAAAATCCTTTATCAGAATTTATTTCTGAAAGAGTAACTCGAAGAAGTGTTTATGAAGGAGAAGATCTAACTCAGGAAGATTTTGAAAAGATCCACAGAGATTCTGCGGTTTTATATTCCGAATTAAAATTTGTTGAGAAAGTAGGTTCGGAGAATTTAAGAAAACAATTAGTAGCTGCGATGCAAATGGAAACAGATACTTATAATACATATGAAGAATCTAGGATCTGGTTCCGTTACAACGACGAAGAGATCGGAAAATTTAAAGACGGACTTTCTTTGAGAGCAAACGGGATTTCCGGTTTGAAATATTATTTTGCTCGAAATTTTTTCTTAAAACATGGTGCGGAAAGTTGGCATTCTTCTGAAAATAAAAAAGCGGGAATGGATATGTTTGCGTCTATGGTGGAAAGTTCAAAAGGATTTATTTTTTTGAAAACGGATCATAACAACGTTATCGATTGGGTCCAATCAGGAAGAGATTATCTACGTTTACATTTGGCTGCGACTAAAAACGGATTTTCTCTTCATCCGATGAGTCAGATATTACAAGAATATCCTGAAATGGATCTCATAAGGAGTGAATTTGAATCTTCCTTAAAACCGGGAGAAAAAATTCAGATGTTGGTTCGTTTGGGAAGAAGTGACTATCATTACTATAGCCCGAGAAGAGACCCGAAAGAGTTTGTCTTGTAA
- a CDS encoding SAM-dependent methyltransferase produces the protein MEFTIRPIAKVSNSRSEIQDDYWAEIVSEIELEDNIPAESLDGIDTFSHLEIIYIFHKAVGSEPVLGSEHPRENKRWPKVGIFAQRKKNRPNHIGSTIVELLRRDGKKLLVKYLDAIDGTPVVDIKPVMREFLPMSGISQPDWSKELMINYWE, from the coding sequence ATGGAATTTACGATTCGGCCGATCGCAAAGGTCTCAAACTCAAGATCAGAGATCCAGGATGACTACTGGGCGGAAATTGTTTCAGAGATCGAGTTGGAAGATAATATTCCAGCTGAGTCTCTAGATGGGATCGATACATTCTCTCATTTGGAGATCATATATATTTTTCATAAAGCAGTAGGATCTGAACCTGTGTTGGGAAGTGAACATCCTAGAGAAAATAAAAGATGGCCTAAGGTTGGAATTTTTGCCCAAAGAAAGAAAAATCGCCCGAATCATATCGGTTCTACAATTGTAGAACTTTTGAGAAGGGATGGCAAAAAACTTTTGGTCAAATATTTAGATGCAATTGATGGAACTCCGGTGGTAGATATCAAGCCTGTAATGAGGGAATTCCTGCCTATGTCTGGGATCTCTCAACCGGATTGGTCCAAAGAGTTGATGATAAATTATTGGGAATGA
- the sppA gene encoding signal peptide peptidase SppA, which yields MDRNRIALAVTFVVTILSLFVGLINLVSNVSSSKLTRVDAGSGFGTERLGAALIKIEGEIHSGHSSYDSAGAQTILEQLRAIEDDSNIVGILVEINSPGGSVGASQEIYKELMYLRKDKNKKVVVSMKDIAASGGYYIASAADKIFALGGTLTGSIGVIAIAPNIKGLLERYGVKVRTFKEGKYKDSLSLFRDNTPEEDAMIQKMLSDTYEEFIEDVAKGRNQTVKFVEALAEGRIYSGQDAFRNKLVDDIGGRREALAELSKLCNYDGTLPLFEEEVNPWERFFQLMQAKSGGFFSGEKAFLQELKRSPVLVLYPHSMAW from the coding sequence GTGGACCGAAATCGTATCGCATTAGCAGTCACCTTTGTAGTCACCATTCTATCCTTATTCGTAGGACTTATTAATTTAGTATCCAACGTTTCTTCTTCCAAACTAACTAGAGTTGATGCTGGTTCCGGATTCGGAACCGAAAGGCTGGGAGCAGCTCTGATCAAGATAGAAGGAGAAATCCACTCCGGTCATTCCAGCTATGATTCTGCAGGAGCCCAAACCATTTTGGAACAACTTAGAGCGATCGAAGATGATTCCAATATCGTAGGTATCTTAGTAGAGATCAACTCCCCAGGTGGGTCCGTCGGTGCTTCCCAAGAGATCTATAAAGAGTTAATGTATCTCAGAAAAGATAAGAACAAGAAGGTCGTGGTGTCCATGAAGGATATCGCTGCTTCCGGTGGATATTATATAGCCTCTGCTGCAGATAAAATTTTCGCGTTGGGTGGAACTTTGACTGGGTCGATCGGAGTGATCGCAATCGCACCAAATATCAAAGGGCTTTTAGAAAGATACGGAGTAAAAGTCCGCACTTTCAAAGAAGGAAAGTATAAGGACTCTCTTTCTCTATTCCGTGATAATACTCCGGAAGAGGATGCAATGATCCAAAAAATGCTCTCCGATACTTACGAAGAATTCATAGAAGATGTCGCCAAAGGAAGAAATCAAACCGTAAAATTTGTAGAGGCTCTGGCAGAAGGAAGGATTTATTCCGGACAAGACGCATTCCGAAACAAACTGGTAGATGATATCGGTGGCAGAAGAGAAGCGTTAGCAGAACTTTCCAAACTTTGTAATTACGATGGAACTCTCCCTTTATTCGAAGAAGAAGTAAATCCTTGGGAAAGATTTTTCCAACTGATGCAAGCGAAGTCAGGAGGATTTTTCAGCGGAGAAAAAGCATTCCTACAAGAACTCAAACGTTCTCCTGTTTTAGTTTTATATCCTCATTCGATGGCATGGTAA
- the surE gene encoding 5'/3'-nucleotidase SurE: protein MNILITNDDGISSNGILALEKVLGKEHNTYLIAPLKERSATSMALSIHDSLRVERVNENHYIVDGFPVDCVNIGLHGNIFPKIDLVLSGINRGVNMGHDVHYSGTVGAARHGAIHNRKSVAVSSGNWNKNYDYIKEAELVHEVLNSWIDEFISGIVYNINIPEKFENSLSSIEVAKLGRRTYVDTYEAKPIIGGISDFFLGGSDLGHVPEEGTDFDIFFRGKIPITPLSLDQTSPIELEEFRKKIRVKSK from the coding sequence ATGAATATTCTAATCACCAACGACGACGGTATCTCTTCCAATGGGATCCTTGCTTTGGAAAAAGTTCTAGGAAAAGAACATAATACTTATTTGATCGCTCCCCTAAAAGAACGATCCGCAACTTCGATGGCGCTGAGCATTCATGATTCCTTAAGAGTGGAAAGAGTGAATGAGAACCATTATATAGTAGATGGATTCCCAGTGGACTGTGTGAATATCGGACTTCACGGAAACATCTTCCCTAAAATTGATTTGGTGCTCTCTGGAATCAACCGAGGAGTCAATATGGGGCATGATGTTCATTACTCCGGAACGGTGGGAGCAGCAAGGCATGGCGCCATTCATAATAGAAAAAGTGTGGCGGTCAGTTCTGGGAACTGGAACAAGAATTACGATTATATCAAAGAAGCAGAATTGGTCCATGAGGTTCTGAATTCATGGATAGATGAATTTATTTCCGGAATAGTTTATAATATTAATATTCCCGAAAAATTCGAAAACTCACTTTCTTCTATTGAAGTGGCAAAGTTGGGCAGAAGGACCTATGTGGATACTTACGAGGCCAAGCCAATCATAGGAGGAATCTCAGACTTTTTCTTAGGAGGCTCAGACCTAGGACATGTTCCTGAAGAAGGTACTGATTTCGATATATTCTTCCGTGGGAAAATACCAATCACACCTTTAAGTTTAGATCAAACTTCTCCAATTGAATTGGAGGAATTTAGAAAAAAGATCCGGGTTAAATCGAAGTAA
- a CDS encoding tetratricopeptide repeat protein, whose product MEKKTSRKIPAKRRIFTEILKENYTIALTLIDREISETGKDPELLYNFAICCSRTGNHKKCVSVIEELLEEFPKFSERDNSFRMMIYSLIRTGDYKTALAKTEERLKLSLDDIILLSLKASALEKSGDTKAAIETHLRILRLRPEQKNSLNSVAYLLLEGKEPNPEELKLAMENIKRALQLDPDNPAYLDSFGVLLSKLGKPEEARKAFEKAITKAPTEDIILEHLKKLSQTNRQAT is encoded by the coding sequence ATGGAAAAGAAAACTTCTAGAAAAATCCCAGCCAAAAGAAGAATTTTCACTGAAATTCTAAAAGAGAATTATACGATCGCGCTCACCTTGATTGATCGGGAAATTTCCGAAACTGGAAAAGATCCAGAATTACTTTATAATTTTGCAATATGTTGTTCTAGAACTGGAAACCACAAAAAGTGCGTTTCAGTAATCGAAGAACTTTTAGAAGAATTCCCAAAATTCTCAGAAAGAGACAACTCATTCAGAATGATGATCTATTCTCTAATCCGGACTGGAGATTATAAAACTGCTCTGGCTAAAACAGAAGAACGTCTCAAACTTTCTTTGGATGATATCATTCTCCTTTCGCTAAAAGCTTCCGCTTTAGAGAAATCAGGGGATACGAAAGCCGCAATAGAAACTCATCTAAGAATTTTACGCCTAAGACCGGAGCAAAAAAACAGCCTAAATTCGGTGGCCTATCTACTTTTGGAGGGAAAAGAACCGAATCCGGAAGAATTAAAACTGGCGATGGAAAACATCAAACGTGCATTACAATTGGATCCGGATAATCCAGCCTATTTGGATTCTTTCGGAGTTCTACTTTCCAAATTGGGAAAACCAGAAGAAGCCAGAAAAGCCTTCGAAAAAGCAATTACCAAAGCTCCAACCGAAGATATCATTTTAGAACACTTGAAAAAACTATCTCAAACAAATAGACAAGCGACTTGA
- a CDS encoding bifunctional helix-turn-helix transcriptional regulator/GNAT family N-acetyltransferase, translating into MKGYVDSIREFNRYYTNALGLLNNHFLDSEYSLTEARLLYEIGHSKETTAVQLVRLLNLDKGYLSRTIQQFEKKKILKRTPNSEDSRILHLELTKKGKDVLNKLILASNSQISGLIEDCSDLGKKELVSSMNSVRRVLSKAISPVIYREAKLGDLGYMIHRQAVLYRDEYKFNDSFEEYLIYGMSEYLKRKTEFDKVWIAESNGKIAGAIAIVHSEKRLSQIRWFYTEPEFRNLGIGKKLLTLAVDYAKSQNVSIFLWTLNNLDAARNLYKHFGFVLSESKQNQIWKKGLIEERWDLKRKLG; encoded by the coding sequence ATGAAAGGTTATGTAGATTCTATTCGCGAATTCAATAGGTATTATACTAATGCATTAGGATTACTGAATAATCATTTTTTGGATAGCGAATACTCTTTAACCGAAGCGAGATTATTGTACGAGATCGGACATTCGAAAGAGACTACCGCAGTTCAATTGGTACGTTTACTAAATTTGGATAAAGGCTATTTAAGTCGAACTATTCAACAATTTGAAAAGAAGAAGATACTAAAGAGAACTCCTAATTCAGAGGATTCTCGTATCCTTCATTTGGAACTTACTAAAAAAGGAAAGGATGTCTTAAACAAATTGATTCTTGCTTCTAATTCACAAATTTCGGGTTTAATAGAAGATTGTTCAGATCTTGGTAAGAAAGAACTGGTTTCTTCTATGAATTCAGTAAGAAGAGTGCTCTCAAAAGCAATTTCTCCGGTGATCTATCGAGAAGCAAAGTTGGGAGATTTGGGTTACATGATCCATAGACAAGCAGTCTTGTACCGAGATGAATATAAGTTTAACGATTCATTCGAAGAATATTTGATATATGGAATGTCTGAATATTTAAAACGAAAAACTGAATTTGATAAGGTATGGATCGCAGAATCAAATGGAAAGATCGCGGGAGCGATTGCAATTGTTCATTCCGAAAAAAGACTTTCTCAGATTCGTTGGTTCTATACCGAACCTGAATTTAGAAATTTGGGAATTGGAAAAAAATTACTTACACTTGCAGTTGATTATGCAAAGTCCCAAAACGTTTCCATTTTTCTTTGGACTTTGAATAATTTGGATGCAGCGAGAAATTTATATAAACATTTCGGCTTTGTACTTTCCGAATCTAAGCAAAATCAAATTTGGAAAAAAGGTTTAATAGAAGAGAGATGGGATTTGAAGAGAAAACTGGGGTGA
- a CDS encoding CPBP family intramembrane glutamic endopeptidase: MNFSKTDRIDLPEYKADDRESLFIFLSIAVFSVSVFEEVRALFVVPVLLFLFLLIGFQFKWKSLLYLNIPLFVLTFINIFPYAKNLWPGTLILALFFYFFAFLKIRKAGLLRWWAKGEISKQVLGLSVLFIFSASIALFLWFYLLDPDISDIKENFPKGDIPVLIAAGIGFAIINAIAEEFLFRGILFEALMTARFSLFWALAVQALSFGILHLYGFPRGWVGVVLAGIYGLMTGLIRILSKGIYYPVLVHFFADITIAGIVMFFAK; the protein is encoded by the coding sequence ATGAATTTTTCTAAAACCGACAGAATTGATTTACCTGAATACAAAGCTGACGACCGGGAAAGTTTGTTTATTTTTCTTTCTATTGCGGTTTTCAGCGTTTCAGTTTTTGAAGAAGTTCGGGCCTTATTTGTAGTTCCTGTTCTGCTCTTTCTGTTTCTGCTTATCGGTTTTCAGTTTAAATGGAAATCCTTATTATATTTAAATATCCCGTTATTCGTATTAACTTTTATTAATATATTTCCTTATGCCAAAAACCTTTGGCCTGGGACATTGATTCTTGCCTTATTTTTCTACTTCTTCGCCTTTTTGAAAATTCGTAAAGCTGGGCTATTAAGATGGTGGGCAAAAGGTGAAATTTCTAAACAAGTTTTAGGACTTTCTGTTCTATTTATATTTTCTGCAAGTATTGCTTTGTTCCTTTGGTTTTATCTTTTGGATCCTGATATAAGTGATATCAAAGAGAATTTTCCAAAAGGAGATATTCCAGTCTTGATTGCGGCAGGTATAGGTTTTGCGATTATAAATGCTATTGCAGAAGAATTTTTATTTAGAGGGATCTTATTCGAGGCATTAATGACCGCGAGGTTTTCACTTTTTTGGGCCCTCGCTGTCCAGGCCCTAAGTTTTGGGATCTTACATTTGTATGGGTTCCCGAGAGGTTGGGTGGGTGTAGTACTCGCTGGGATTTACGGTTTAATGACTGGGCTTATTCGGATCTTGAGTAAGGGAATTTATTATCCGGTGTTAGTGCATTTCTTTGCGGATATCACAATAGCTGGGATTGTAATGTTTTTTGCAAAGTAG
- a CDS encoding TIGR01777 family oxidoreductase gives MLIGITGGTGLIGSMLAIRLKAEGHRVRIFSRSGKLPPRLQRISEWDVRIGSLPTRADLEGVNVLINLAGEPIAGVRWTPEYKQRIRSSRVDFTRDLVARLVSMGEFAPKTFFNSSAIGIYGSYDAGTPPFDEDSPASDDELGSLCKDWEEEALEAEKAGIRTVLLRTGVVLTTEGGALATMLPAFKLFAGGPIGSGNQILSWIHIEDQLSAIMFLIRKEEAKGAFNLVSPEPLSNEQFSKVLAKTLGRPSFARVPTFALSLALGEGAIVATHGQRVVPKRLQELGYKFRYPNLEAALRNLLG, from the coding sequence ATGCTTATTGGAATTACCGGCGGCACGGGACTCATAGGATCCATGTTGGCGATCCGCTTGAAGGCAGAAGGACATAGAGTCCGAATTTTCAGCAGAAGTGGAAAATTGCCGCCCAGACTCCAAAGAATTTCAGAATGGGACGTTAGGATAGGCTCACTTCCCACTCGAGCAGATTTGGAAGGAGTAAACGTTCTAATTAACTTAGCCGGTGAACCAATCGCAGGAGTTCGATGGACGCCAGAATATAAACAAAGGATCCGTTCTTCTCGTGTAGACTTTACGAGAGACCTTGTAGCAAGACTTGTATCCATGGGAGAGTTCGCGCCCAAAACATTCTTCAACTCTTCTGCAATCGGGATCTATGGATCTTATGATGCAGGAACTCCACCATTCGACGAAGATAGTCCTGCTTCAGACGATGAGTTAGGCAGCCTATGCAAAGACTGGGAAGAAGAAGCACTCGAAGCAGAAAAAGCAGGTATCCGAACCGTCCTCTTAAGAACTGGAGTTGTTCTAACCACAGAAGGTGGAGCACTCGCAACAATGCTTCCCGCATTTAAATTATTTGCAGGCGGCCCGATCGGAAGTGGAAACCAAATACTGTCTTGGATCCATATCGAAGACCAACTTTCAGCAATCATGTTTCTGATCAGAAAAGAAGAAGCGAAAGGAGCATTCAATCTTGTATCTCCTGAACCTCTTTCCAATGAGCAGTTCTCCAAGGTTCTTGCAAAAACTTTAGGACGCCCTTCGTTCGCAAGAGTTCCTACTTTTGCACTCTCACTTGCATTAGGCGAAGGTGCCATCGTGGCAACTCATGGCCAAAGAGTGGTGCCAAAAAGGCTCCAAGAACTGGGCTATAAATTCAGATATCCGAATCTAGAAGCTGCTCTTAGAAATTTACTAGGATAG
- the trxA gene encoding thioredoxin: MPGSFNELLKTHDKPILVDFWAEWCGPCKMVAPELEKFAQAHPGQVTVVKVNIDEKPELAQQYGVQSIPTLMLFKGGEIAEKVVGAIPQAQMEKVFAPKLA, encoded by the coding sequence ATGCCTGGTTCATTCAACGAACTTCTCAAAACACATGATAAACCCATCCTAGTAGATTTCTGGGCCGAATGGTGCGGTCCTTGTAAAATGGTAGCCCCTGAGCTGGAAAAATTTGCACAAGCTCACCCTGGGCAAGTCACCGTAGTAAAAGTCAATATAGATGAAAAACCTGAATTGGCTCAACAATACGGAGTTCAATCTATTCCGACTCTGATGTTATTCAAAGGCGGAGAGATCGCTGAGAAAGTGGTGGGAGCAATTCCACAGGCACAGATGGAGAAAGTTTTTGCCCCTAAATTGGCTTAA